The following nucleotide sequence is from Ailuropoda melanoleuca isolate Jingjing chromosome 12, ASM200744v2, whole genome shotgun sequence.
AATTAGccccagtccccaccactccctattgtCTGACACTGGACtcgtttctctcatttatttaatcatgGCCCTTGAGGTTGAGCCCTCTGGTCCGGGATGATAGGATGCCAGAATTTGGAACAGGATCTGGACTAGACAGTGGGAAGGATCATGACTGGTGACAATGCTTATGGACTGCTAAAACTCTCGGCCCACACCTCTACCCACCAAGCCAGATTCCTACCATTCTTCACACTCATTTCCCCCCTCAGGACACTCCAGCACATCTGGTCTCCTGGTGTCCAGTCTTAGATTGGGCAGCCGGAGGGCACAGACCCATGAGTAAGGGGTACAGGATAGACTGTGAGCTagcccagggctggggcctgTCTCCCAGCTTCatcagtgccaggcacagagcaaaCACCCATGATAATTAGTTATAtagtaataatagctaccatttattagGTGCTCACTCTGTGTCAGATAATGCACTCAGTGACTTCcatgcatgatctcatttcatAAATGTCCAAAGCAGCATCTCTCAAACACCTTTAAACTTGGTCTACAGTCAGAAATACACTTTCTCCGTGACCTGATATGTATTCACTGCATATAAGCAATGATTTcacaaaacagtattttctttgacttcatgatttttttaaaaggatgttcTATTTcgtacttttgtttttttaaagtctggTCAAGAGACCCTCAAGTCACAGGTAGAAGGACTGATGAGAAAGGGGCATCAGGGAAGTATGAGGGGTGACAGAAATGTTCCGAATCTTGCTTGTGGTGGTGTACACACATTGACACACATGGCAGACATTTGTCACAACTCACCAGATTGTACACCTAAAAAGAATGAATGTCATTACGTgtaaatatatctcaataaagttaagTAAAAAACAGTAAGATCCACAAAAGTGATTTCACGATGCATGGTTTGCTCATGACCCACAGTCTGAAAAACactgggaggaaagaaggggggatgaatgaatgagggaagggaaggagggagggaggctgaatTAGTTcccaatatttctttctttctttctttccctttctttctttctttccgtAGGTAAGtaagtaagctctacactcatgtgggccttgaactcaggaactggagatcaagagtcccatgctctagagactgagccagccaggcaccccccccaactccccaatatttaaaatagggagatttcACAGGAGATGTGCACTTCTGGCTTCTCTTGGGAAATGGAGGGATGTGGCCCCAGAGGACACCAAGTCTGAGAACCTGGAGAAGCCCAGTTTTGCTCAGGTCTGGCAACCCTTCTCACCCAGCCCAGTGTCGGTTCTCAGACGACTCGCCCTGTGGTGACCTGGTTGGGCTCGGGGTGTGACATAGAGGGAACGGAAGGTGCAGAGGATCCAGAGCTCCAGAgtcctgggggagggaaggatatGGGGTCACCAAGTCCAAGCGAGGGAAAGAGTGGCAAGGAGAAACTGAGAAAGGGAAGTGAAAGCCAAGAGGCAGGGTGCGAGGATGTCAATGCAGGGGCTGCCCGGGCATGTCCCATCAGCTGCTAGGGGTTTCCTTCTCGCCCTGAGTACCCCGCCAGATTTGTGGCAAGAGTGGTCAGGCGTGCCTGCTTCAGAGTGTGTCCCGGTCAGTGGGCCAGTTCCCAGGGACCCGTTACAGGTGTGCTTCGTGACCGTTGTGGGGGGGTCAGTTTTTCTTCATGTCTGTGTCTGTGAGGGTCCGTTTCTGGCAGTTGTAATGCGTTAGCTGTGAGATGGcatgggtgtgtttgtgtgtgtcccTGTAGGAGTGTCACCTAGATCAAGCTGTGTGTCGAGGTGTCCCTGTGAcaggggtgtgtgcgtgtgtgtgtgtgtccacctGCGCCTATCAGGAAGCGAGTGTTTCCTGAGAAGCTCTCCGCCTCAGCCCGTGACTGCGTGTGTGCTGGGGGTGCCTGCTCCGTGGCAGTGTTTGTGAACACAGTTTGTGGGTCCCCGTGTGCTCATCAGTGTGGGTGTTTGTGCAACACAGCCCCCTTCCTTGTGTCAGTCAGCACGTCCCTGGGACCCTCTCAGCGAGCTGGTCAATGTATTTGTGtctgggtgtgtgagtgtgtgcccCAGTCAGCGTGCGAGTTTGCAAATCCACACCCCGGTCCAGCGTGTGCATTTGTGCGAGTGTGGCCGTGTGCCTGTGAGTCGGCTTGTGGCTTGTCCCCGTGGCCCTGTCAGCACGTGACTTTGTGTACCCGGGAGCGCCAGTCGGTCAGTCTGCGTACACGTCTCTGGGCGCGTGTGTCTGTGGGTCCCAGTCAGTGTGTCAGTGTGTCAGCGTGTGTGTCCGGCTGTCCCGCTGCCGGGCGGCTCCCGTCCGCACACCGCGGTCCTGCTCGCCGCGGgccaggccccgccccgcccccggctgCAGGGAAACCCCCGCGCGGAGGTAGGGGGCGCGGCGCGCGCCTGCAAGTCCCGACTTGTCCGCGGAGGGCGGGCGTGGCGTCANNNNNNNNNNNNNNNNNNNNNNNNNNNNNNNNNNNNNNNNNNNNNNNNNNNNNNNNNNNNNNNNNNNNNNNNNNNNNNNNNNNNNNNNNNNNNNNNNNNNNNNNNNNNNNNNNNNNNNNNNNNNNNNNNNNNNNNNNNNNNNNNNNNNNNNNNNNNNNNNNNNNNNNNNNNNNNNNNNNNNNNNNNNNNNNNNNNNNNNNNNNNNNNNNNNNNNNNNNNNNNNNNNNNNNNNNNNNNNNNNNNNNNNNNNNNNNNNNNNNNNNNNNNNNNNNNNNNNNNNNNNNNNNNNNNNNNNNNNNNNNNNNNNNNNNNNNNNNNNNNNNNNNNNNNNNNNNNNNNNNNNNNNNNNNNNNNNNNNNNNNNNNNNNNNNNNNNNNNNNNNNNNNNNNNNNNNNNNNNNNNNNNNNNNNNNNNNNNNNNNNNNNNNNNNNNNNNNNNNNNNNNNNNNNNNNNNNNNNNNNNNNNNNNNNNNNNNNNNNNNNNNNNNNNNNNNNNNNNNNNNNNNNNNNNNNNNNNNNNNNNNNNNNNNNNNNNNNNNNNNNNNNNNNNNNNNNNNNNNNNNNNNNNNNNNNNNNNNNNNNNNNNNNNNNNNNNNNNNNNNNNNNNNNNNNNNNNNNNNNNNNNNNNNNNNNNNNNNNNNNNNNNNNNNNNNNNNNNNNNNNNNNNNNNNNNNNNNNNNNNNNNNNNNNNNNNNNNNNNNNNNNNNNNNNNNNNNNNNNNNNNNNNNNNNNNNNNNNNNNNNNNNNNNNNNNNNNNNNNNNNNNNNNNNNNNNNNNNNNNNNNNNNNNNNNNNNNNNNNNNNNNNNNNNNNNNNNNNNNNNNNNNNNNNNNNNNNNNNNNNNNNNNNNNNNNNNNNNNNNNNNNNNNNNNNNNNNNNNNNNNNNNNNNNNNNNNNNNNNNNNNNNNNNNNNNNNNNNNNNNNNNNNNNNNNNNNNNNNNNNNNNNNNNNNNNNNNNNNNNNNNNNNNNNNNNNNNNNNNNNNNNNNNNNNNNNNNNNNNNNNNNNNNNNNNNNNNNNNNNNNNNNNNNNNNNNNNNNNNNNNNNNNNNNNNNNNNNNNNNNNNNNNNNNNNNNNNNNNNNNNNNNNNNNNNNNNNNNNNNNNNNNNNNNNNNNNNNNNNNNNNNNNNNNNNNNNNNNNNNNNNNNNNNNNNNNNNNNNNNNNNNNNNNNNNNNNNNNNNNNNNNNNNNNNNNNNNNNNNNNNNNNNNNNNNNNNNNNNNNNNNNNNNNNNNNNNNNNNNNNNNNNNNNNNNNNNNNNNNNNNNNNNNNNNNNNNNNNNNNNNNNNNNNNNNNNNNNNNNNNNNNNNNNNNNNNNNNNNNNNNNNNNNNNNNNNNNNNNNNNNNNNNNNNNNNNNNNNNNNNNNNNNNNNNNNNNNNNNNNNNNNNNNNNNNNNNNNNNNNNNNNNNNNNNNNNNNNNNNNNNNNNNNNNNNNNNNNNNNNNNNNNNNNNNNNNNNNNNNNNNNNNNNNNNNNNNNNNNNNNNNNNNNNNNNNNNNNNNNNNNNNNNNNNNNNNNNNNNNNCCTCTTGAAGGAAGCCGCCCGCCCCCCATCACCGCCCCCTCCGGCGTGTTCATGCCCCCGGGGTGAGTGTGCGCACCCCGAGTCCCCGCCGGCCACGATTGGCCAGGCCGGgtgggctccctggaggaggtggcaggagTGCTTTGGGAGAGCAGTGGGGGCGCGCTGCATCCCCACAccgtgtctccctctctccccaccctccatctcACGAACGACCCTGGGTTGGGGTCGCTGGGTGGGAGGCACTAAGGGTCTGGGAGCGCAGGTGCCTCAGCGGTCTGGCGGGTTTGTTTACAAACAATGGGGTGCGGGCTCGGCAGCGCCCCCTGGCGGCCAGTGCGGGCCCGGGGAAGTGAGTCGACCCCGACTGCCCCGGCCCCCGCAGTCCGGGAGGGGCGCGCGGGGGGGGGCGGTTTGTAGGGGCGGCCACACCCCAGGCGCGCGCCCGCTGGGGGCGGCGACAGGGGGCGGCTCGCGGGCCGTGGAGTCTGCGGCTCCTGCGGGCGGGGGCTGCGCCCCAGCAACAGCCGGTTATTGGCCCCTCGCTCGCCTGGCGGGCGGGGCGGGCGCAcgtggcggcgggggggggggggggtgctgcggGGTTGTGGATCTGCAGGTGTCTCGcctgggtgtgtgcgtgtgtctggcTCCGAGTTTGTGCTGGGGTCTGCAGGGGTCGGCGGTGTCAGTCCAGGGGAATGTTGGGGCTGTGGCCCGTCGGGGTGTGTGCTTGAGTCCCCATGTGTGATTGTGTGAGGTTCTGTCTGTGTGTGCCGTGCCCGAGGGGTGGGTGCTGTTGATGTGtggtgtacctgtgtgtgtgtgtgtggatgtgcgTGTGTTGTGTGCTCTGTGAGAGTTGTCTGTGTGTGCTGTTTGGGGGTGATTCTCTGGGTCTGTGTTGCCTGCCTGCGCTGCAGTGCGTGGCTGGAGTGTTTGTGTGTTGCTTGAGTGAGCTGTGTTtgagggtttgtgtgtgtgtgtcctgcccGATgtgctgtgtttgtgtgtgcttgtgtgtctTCACTGTGTGTACTGTCTGTGACTGTATCTCCAGGGCAAGTGTCTCAGCTAAGCGTTTGTGATGGTGTGCTTGCTGAATGCAACGTCTGTTTTCTGTCCAGGTGTGTgcgtgagtttgtgtgtgtgtgtgtgtgtgtgtggtggggggtgtCTCGGTCTGTGTTTGGCTTGTGTGTCTGGGAATTGAGGATCTCACCTCTGTGGGGTCTGTGCAGTGCAGTCAGTGGGTGTTGCTGGCAGCCTCTCGGAGTGTGGGGCTGTGtctgagcctgtgtgtgtgtgtcttgtgtgtgtgtgtgtgttgggtctGAGGGGCTTGTCTCTGCAATCGGCTGCCTCATGTGTGTCATGTGGGCTGCCTGTGTGTAGTGTTTATGTCAGTCACGTGAGACCAGTGTTTTCTGTGGGTGCTTTAGGTGTGCGCGACGCCCGGGCCGTGTGGGATTAGAGTTAGCTGcggtgtgtggtgtgtgcgtaTGTGTCCGGGGCTGACAGTTGGTGACGGTGTTTTGAGGTTGGCGGAGGGTGAGTGGATGTCTGCTCTTCTGCGTGTGTGTGTCATTGCCAGCCAGTGTGGTGATGCTTCTGGGTCCGATGACAGGAGGCTGTGTGTGCCTGATTTACATGATGAGTCCTGGGGTCTGAGAGTTGGTGACCACGGGGGCATGTTTCGCTTGTATTGGTCTGCATGTGTCTGTGGTTGTCTGTTTGGTGTTGATATTTGCGTGAGTCTCAAGGTGTGCAGGTCTCACCGCGTGGGTGTGTGTCTGAGAAGTGTGACGGTGCCTGTGTagtgtgtttctgtgtttgcGGGCGGCTGCGCTGTGCATGTCCACGGGCATATCCACAGCGGGTCAGTGTGTGCGGTTCTGACagtttgtatatgtgtatgcGCGGGGACGGAGGGGATGGCTTCTGCATCGTGTACACACTCTGATGGTCCATGTTTATGTGTATGTCCGCGTTTTggtcggggtgtgtgtgtgtcttgtatTGGGTAGCAATATTGGACACTGGAACCATTTCTGTGCAAACGGGAGACAAGGTGGGAGGTCAGGCTGACCGGTCCTGAGTGAGTCCTTACATGTGTGGTGTGTACCCTCCCCCCCCAAGTAGTCTTTGCCATTTGGGTCCTGCATGAGTCCCTGTGTGTGCCCATCACTGTGTTCCGGAAGTTAGCCCCACCAGCCCATGCCCTGGGTGACTCCCCGGCTGGGTGAGTTTGTGTTCTGAGGCTGTCTcccctcatgcacacacacacacacacctgacagACTCCATCTGGGTCCTGTGTGAGCCCTTGGACTTGCTGTGCGAGCCGTCCTGTGCCTCCTTGTCCGTCGTCGTGTGCACCCATTACCATGTGCATGGGAGGCTGTCCCCACCAGCTGGGGCCCTGCGGTGGGCACGTGCCTTGTGGGGCCCTCGCACAGGCCTACAGTGCCCCATCTGGGCCCTGTGTGTTGTGGGAACCTTCCCTGGGCTTTCCTGCCCCCCAAATGTGCTGATCGCTGTGTGCAGGAGTGGGGGTGTCCTGTGTACCCCAGGTGGGGTGTGTGTATCGTGGGGCCCTGATGCCCCCTGCGCTGCCCGGCTGACCGcacccctctccccctgtcctgCAGGCCCCAGGGAGCGCCATGGCCCGAGCACGCCAGGAGGGCAGCTCCCCGGAGCCCGTAGAGGGCCTGGCCCGCGACGGCCCGCGCCCCTTTCCCCTCAGCCGCCTGGTGCCCTCAGCCGTCTCCTGCGGCCTCTGTGAGCCCGGCCTgcccgccgcccccgccgcccccgccctGCTGCCCGCTGCCTACCTCTGCGCNNNNNNNNNNNNNNNNNNNNNNNNNNNNNNNNNNNNNNNNNNNNNNNNNNNNNNNNNNNNNNNNNNNNNNNNNNNNNNNNNNNNNNNNNNNNNNNNNNNNNNNNNNNNNNNNNNNNNNNNNNNNNNNNNNNNNNNNNNNNNNNNNNNNNNNNNNNNNNNNNNNNNNNNNNNNNNNNNNNNNNNNNNNNNNNNNNNNNNNNNNNNNNNNNNNNNNNNNNNNNNNNNNNNNNNNNNNNNNNNNNNNNNNNNNNNNNNNNNNNNNNgggggcggggggggggcagtgcttTCGCCTTTATCTGCATCTCTGGCCAGGGCCGCCCCTCTCCGCAGTccgggaggaggaaggaggggggaggggccatTGTGTGgggaaagtgggggtgggggaggcgagAGTGGGAAAATGAGTCTTGGGGAGGGAAGGGTTAAAGGTCCCCTGCCGGATGGGCTGTTAACCCTGTGGTGCCCTGCTAGCCCCATCCCAGCGAGCACGCTCTGTGGCAGGGAAGAtttccctgctttccctctccaccccaacccctcaccctgtccctggagcccagggaggtCAGGGGAGAGAAAACTTCCCCGGCTGGGTTCCCTGGAAGCGGGGCAAGAGGGGACCCGATTTCAAGACCACAGGCAcaggtgtggaaactgaggccccgatTTTAGGCGTTAGAATCCCTCTCACCAGGACCCGGTGTGACTGGAGGGAAGCACAGACTGCGGGGCGGCtcagaagggggtggggcaggaaggcaTCTCCCGAATCCCAGCCCCCCAGGCCCGGGCTCGCTCGGAGGCAGCCAGTCTGGCCTTCTGGTCTCCGTGCCCCTGCCACATCCGGGGGTGTGGCTTCACTGTGGTTGGACTCCGGAGGGCCGGAGACCTGAGGCTTGTGACTGGGTGTAGTCAGTCGCCGTATccctatgtgaccttgggccactTCTTAGggcgggcctcagtttccccatctgttaaatggagCCGGCAAAATTTGGTCCCGTTTTGGAATAGTGGGTAGGATAAGAGGGAGGACGTCCAGACTAACACGGGTAGTGGGGTGGTAGCTGGCCAGGCAGGTAACCCCCAGAGAGGCCTCCCCAGGACCTCTTCTTGCTTTCTGGTGCCTGGCGAGCAGAAGCTGAGAAATCTGGCTTTAGGAGCGGAGAAACGGAGTGGCTAGAAATGAGGCGGGGAGCAGAAAGGAAACCGGGAGGCTGGAAAAGGGAGAAGCGGGCCATGGCTAATTGGTCCCTTGGGGCCACCTCAGGGCCTGCAGGGGTGGTGGGTGCTGACCacgcgccccctcccccccggctTTTCCCAGGTCCTCAGCCCTCACTCTCGCCGGCAGAGCAGCACCTGGAATCGCCGGTGCCCAGTGCCCCGGGGGCCCTGGCGGGAGgccccacccaggcagccccgggAGTccggggggaggaggagcagtggGCCCGGGAGATCGGGGCCCAGCTGCGGCGGATGGCGGACGACCTCAACGCGCTGTACGAGCGGCGGGTGAGTGCTGGGGGCGGGGTAGACGGCAGGTGGGACTTCCCGCCCGGGAGGGGGCTGCGNNNNNNNNNNNNNNNNNNNNNNNNNNNNNNNNNNNNNNNNNNNNNNNNNNNNNNNNNNNNNNNNNNNNNNNNNNNNNNNNNNNNNNNNNNNNNNNNNNNNNNNNNNNNNNNNNNNNNNNNNNNNNNNNNNNNNNNNNNNNNNNNNNNNNNNNNNNNNNNNNNNNNNNNNNNNNNNNNNNNNNNNNNNNNNNNNNNNNNNNNNNNNNNNNNNNNNNNNNNNNNNNNNNNNNNNNNNNNNNNNNNNNNNNNNNNNNNNNNNNNNNNNNNNNNNNNNNNNNNNNNNNNNNNNNNNNNNNNNNNNNNNNNNNNNNNNNNNNNNNNNNNNNNNNNNNNNNNNNNNNNNNNNNNNNNNNNNNNNNNNNNNNNNNNNNNNNNNNNNNNNNNNNNNNNNNNNNNNNNNNNNNNNNNNNNNNNNNNNNNNNNNNNNNNNNNNNNNNNNNNNNNNNttttttttttttttttttttttttttttttttttttttttttttttttttttttttttttttttttttttcccccgcgGGAGGCCCCGCCCCAAGCCCACGCCTCGGCCTCTCATTAAAACCAAATCTCTGAAGCCTATGGCCTAGAACAGAGAATAACAAATATCAGGGCGCCGACCACCCCGCTCTGTCCAGTCTGAACGTTACACCCGCATTGCTTGCTtagtaaaagagaaacaaaacccgGATGTTGTCAAGCCCCTTGTtcccctccctgaccctctcctcctcctcctttccaaaGGAAGCCTCTCAAGGTGGCTCCTCCCATGACTCCGCAGGTGTTGATTCTTTTACTACCTGTTATCAGGCCGCAAGCACTGCTTAGGCATGCGGGATGTTTTTGGCTTAATGTACGTGATGTGGTGTGTTCCTCTCCAAACTTTCCCCCCTGCATTACACTTCGAGATTGATCCATGTGGGCAAAGAAGCTTTTAGCTCCTACATTTTCAGTGTTATGTAGCATTCTTTTGgatcttgttcattttcttattgacggatatttaggatttaaaaaaatgtttcaaatttcaTTGGCttggtgttttggggttttgtctCTTCCCAAGGATGCACGTCTGTGGTGCACTTGCGTGTACCTCCAGAGCAGATACCGGAGTGCTCTGCCTGCCCGAGCTTGCTCTCAGAGATGACGGTGCCTGCCGGGCGGCACCCCGCAGCAGTGAGACACTGGCAGGCTTTCCAACAAATGCTATTCTGATGTGCCCCCTTTGGTACCTCCTGGCTGCAAGAGTTGGTGGGGAGTGCTGAGAGGGCAGGGATTGGTACAAGGCGTCCCACAGCAGCCTGGCACCACTAGCATCATCAGGGTGGTTTATCTGACTCTGTTCTCATCTGTCAAAGGAGTTTCTCATCCTTCCATGGGGATAAGACTAGTGGGCCCTGCTTGTGAGCAGTGGGCCTGGCCATGCACTCAGGATAGGGGGTGAAAGAGTGCTACAGCTTACCTTTGATTTGTACTGGTGGGGAGTCTTTTCTTCCCTGTGGCTTCCTTGTTCTCACTTGCCTAGCAATTTGGAACTGAGAGGGTCCTAGAGGCCACCCCAAGCCTTCATCCTGTTGCTGGAAAGAGGGCAGGGGTTAGCTTTGCCTGGATATATTTCTGTGCAGCGTCAGCACAGAAGGTGAACTGTTGTTTCCAGGTCTTGTCTACCACAGATCATTCTAGAATCACTGAGACCATGGgcttctccctgcttccttctctctcacttcccAGCCTTTGAGGCGAGGGCAGGACAGGCTGCcatccagcctccccaccccccacagcccTGGCTGACTTTGGTTGGGAGATGAGGGGAGCACTTGCTGGGCCCAGGTATTGTGCTGAGGGCATTCGGTCTGCGTCCTCTCCGTCCTGTTCTGTTCTAGATGAGGACACTGTCCTCTCTTGAGGTGACGGCATGGGCCCAGGTggtgggaggagctgggatttggacccaATTAACAATAATAGTACCACCGCTGAGGGTTGGTTGAGAATGTAGGTCACTCTGAAGACCGTGCCTCCCTCCTCGCTGTCCTTCAGCCTGACCACCCCATCCCCGTGGCAAGCCCACTCtaacttcctcctctccctctccctagagACAAGAGGAGCGGCAGCGACACCGCCCCTCACCCTGGAGGGTCCTGTACAATCTCATCATGGGACTCCTGCCATTACCCAGGGGCCGCGGAGCCCCGGAGATGGAGCCCAATTAGGTGCCTGCACCCGCCCGGTGGACGTCAGGGACTTGGGGGGCAGGACCCTCCCACATCCTGATGCCCTGGCCAGCGCGGGGGACTTTTTCTGCACCATGTAGCATACTGGACTACCAGCCCTGCCTGTCCCAGGGGCAGGCCCGGGCAGccactccagccccagccccggctTAGCCTGGGTGCACTGATGGAGATATGGACTCCTGGGCCCCTGGCTGCGAAGCCAGGGGAGAGAGGGCTGACGGACTCAGCGTCTGAAGGCAGCGGTGACGGagagggtggggacagagccGCCCGCCTCTGCCGCCCACCACCATCTCAGGAAAGGCTGCTGGTGCTGGCTGCCTGTTCCAGCTGCAGGGGTAACACTGGGGGGAGTCTCCCTTCCAGTGCTCCTTCACTTTGGGCCTGGCCTCAGGCCCCTGGTGCTTCCCCCCCtcctcctggggagggggcccgTGAAGAGCAAATGAGCCAAACGTGACCACTAGCCTCCTGGAGCCAGAGAATGGGGTGGGTCTGATGGCTGCCCCAGCCCAGCGCCCAGCCGTCTTCCCTGAGCCAGCCGGCGGGTGGTGGGCATGCCTGCCTCACCTTCATCTGGGGGTGGCCAGGA
It contains:
- the LOC117795236 gene encoding bcl-2-binding component 3-like, giving the protein MSMQGLPGHVPSAARGFLLALSTPPDLWQEWSGVPASECVPVSGPVPRDPLQAPGSAMARARQEGSSPEPVEGLARDGPRPFPLSRLVPSAVSCGLCEPGLPAAPAAPALLPAAYLCDPV
- the LOC100474559 gene encoding bcl-2-binding component 3, isoforms 1/2, encoding MRRGAERKPGGWKREKRAMANWSLGATSGPAGVVGADHAPPPPRLFPGPQPSLSPAEQHLESPVPSAPGALAGGPTQAAPGVRGEEEQWAREIGAQLRRMADDLNALYERRRQEERQRHRPSPWRVLYNLIMGLLPLPRGRGAPEMEPN